GCAACCTCgagtgttgctgtcatctttctgctcctgtaaagggaagcacacacagactcatctGCACCCCTGCCAGGCGGGGGTCAACTTCACACAGTCGTGTTACATCAGTAAAGTCTTGTCAActtttgtcagcttttaccagtcagtcagtttgttttcctttcactcactcattcatgcattcattctttctttctttgctgatagtggaacctatcgtcgcatttagtttccactctcagcaaaatgacgtcatttcaaaaagaaaaagaagaactttagtTTGGATTacatcgctgaatccttttggaCTGGGACTGTCATTTAataattgtcccaaataagtggctttctccagaGTCCATTTAAATGTGGAGAACTCACTTGGCACAATTTTCTCGACGACGTGTAGCGCTTTTAATTCCCGActtgcagatctgcttaaagaacagagattatcaaacaaaactttcagtgcactgtgaaagtatcaaaataaaaaggccttgttaagtcatgacacaaactCCTCATCTCAGGTAAATCATACCATTAGCATGGTTTATCATACCATCATACTAATCGGCAGGCTCGACTtcacaacagaagaagaaaaatcatcagctagattcactccaaatcaaccatcagctgcacaacacacaacataatCCTAATGTCTTATTAGCTATGAGTTTAATTAccaggtctgtgctcttcactcatttaggccacagatctattttattcaatttacctttttccttcatcataaaacatgtgacatgctgtcatgcacttcacaaaaaACGTTCGTTCTGATgtattcagagttgtgtatctaaatacaggaatcactcgcacatcaaagcaggaaactcagtgttttagagtctccactcaacacacaacaacTCCAACACATCTCATTCACTCATACTAaaattcagtcacctttcattaatctaaaaccaatcaactaatttgcatatcagctattaacccactaagttgacaggacgacagaaaagcatgttcaaaatagtatcacaaaagacaatttccctcatacagtaaattacttaTGCTGCCtcaatcaagcaggaagcttctcccaatttaccattttaacactaaatttattgtctgatcactgATTTATCaaaccaggatttttttttttttccccacaaaagttaaattgttgtcctgcaacttggagagtcaattttttttctttaggataaattcagcatttgataacaagtgtctgctaaattgacactattgtaacactgatgaaagataacaagctaattttcattacatgtgtttgtgttattaggtaggtctaatgcatgtctgtggagctgcatctccagcagagcatgttcttaaagctgcctttcctacacatttctctgctattatttaatcatttcttaactaatgtgctatgagtcttcatgagtcattttgtgtttggaattgttagtagggttaatgcatgttctgcttgtgtgtgtgtgattttgtatatgtttctattttcGCAATGTTTCAGACTCCGTCtcaattttccaacttaagcagtcagttttcttttccccaggtttgctaacccaaattttgatttcccacattaaataaTTCCTATGTGTTCTCACCTAGTcttctcactctgttgtcctctcactcttttgtcctctcccacttcaacagtcccggcagttctccttcagctttgtcctgtctagtagctgaagtgctgctgctgccttcttgGGCGACTTCTTAGCAGCTGCTGCCGGTTTCTTGGCTTTGGCCGCAGCGGGCTTCTTGGCTTTGCTCTCAGTAGCCTTGTTCATCTTGAAGGATCCGGAGGCCCCGGTGCCCTTGGTCTGCACCAGAGTGCCCTTCGCCACCAGACTCTTGATGGCGGTCTTGACACGGGCCTTGTTCTTGTCCACATCGTAGCCTCCGGTAGCCAGAGCCTTCTTGAGAGCGGCCACGGCTTTCACAATCAGCTCACCCACGCTGAGGCCGACCTTCTTGGGCTTGGAAgtcatcgtcttcttcttcttggcctgAACCTCGGCGCAGGGCGCAGGGCGTGTTTATGATGGAGCCTTTCCCACCACAGCGCTGGCACGTTGAACGCATCATGAAGGGTCCATTTCTTTCATGTCGCTAGCCAGCATGCTAGCTGCATGTGGCTTGCCCGAGTCACTCAGTCCTTTTTGAGCATTTCAACATGCTGCCACCGCCATCTTGCTCGCCCCTCCGTGGAATTCATCCAATCAGACAGGAAGATGGGTTtgctttcttctgctgctgtttgtccacattgctgctgctttgctgggaCTTTTTGTGCTCAGgacttgctgctgtctctttatcatgttattgctttggagctgcattccttatcttcagggaggagtgagCTCGCTTGTGAGGTTGAGAAACACATGGCACTGTAAATAagtcagccagaaacttggcctgcatgtttccaatgatgttaaactataactttcttccgaccgctgcatgtgggaaattgattcaggtctgcttttcacctgaaagtgacaaactaagacatttcattattatcatcactgcttaatcaacacacatctctctctctctctctctctctgtgtttgtgtgaacaatcctttcttaaaagcagaaaatgacattgtagttgtttttcggctgatcaacacaaaacctttttcctatgaTTATTTCTCTTCGTCTACAAtgtaatttgtctctttttcactcttttttttttttcttcacaataGCTGGTGGTCTGCAAAATCACCGCTCTCACTCACAATCAGAGGCAatcacttttgcacagtgcacaaaaacactgtgatgtcagacacattcacactcactttttcatctgcataaataaacCATATGGCTGGAGATATGTGCCATGGTGATCCATAAGCATGATcaccagtttatttaattatttttaatccaacaaaacaaataatcaaaaacatgatgctgatgttATGAACACTCCACACACAAGAGTCAAGATTCAGGAAAACTGCTCAtggaaacgctgcacactccaGTTATCACAGTTAACATAGTGCTGTTTCCCTCTCTTAGAGTAGTTCTCAGACAGCTCTCGATCTGATAATGTGTAGCTTGCCCATCagctcagaagaaaaaaaaaaaaaaactgcaacgcAACATCACACAGTAGTTGCTCTGCCCACAGCGGCAAAGTCTTACACTTTCATATTCAACtcagcttctccatcatgtacttttagatgtttcatacagggttcagcatattagttgttttcacaggtgtgctctatatctcaacaatggctcataataagacgacagtcttccacacaggtcaagtgcctctatgcacttcattagtttaaatatttatctataTCACTTCACCTCACATGTCATCGTACTGAATTTGAGCAACCACAAGCGTAATGTAGATGACTTTTAACAACTATCCACCTCAATTACGTCTATGGTCTGGCACACAGGCTGAAGAGTTAACGTTTTGTGTCAGCAAGGGGTGGGGGGACAGCCACCCACCAGAGCATAgctgctgatgtgggctggcctTCTCCACACGCTCTTCAAGGCTGgtgtgtttcctgaaaacttCTAACATTTTAATCTCTTCCATTTTTAAGCCTGCGATTAACCGCACGGCTCAGGTCCGCGCGAAACCCGCGTGACCGCGCTCGCGTGAACCCGCGCAGCTGTGGAGCCATCGCTCCCTctcttttttacataaatactttgtgctgccaggagcaaagtccagcacaaacgtctgtctccctccgactcactcttggttgcttagaaacccatgataacaacaacagtcggtgTCACAGACCACATGTTCTGCtccgcacacacccacacaacaacaacaacgacgacgacgacaatgacaacaacacaaaataggcctaCCGTCCAGCACAATCTGGACCCTGCGGAACTTCTCAACGCCCCACAAAGTGGCGGAGAACTCACCTCTAGCCACACAAAGTAGCGAGGAACCTCTTGCTCCACAAAGTAGCAAGGAACCCGGGTATCGCTCCACAAAGTAGCGAACTTCTCAACGCCTCACACAGTGGCGGAGACTGCACAACGACACGGTTATAGAGTCGGCCTCTTCTCAACGCCTCACACAGTGGCGGAGACTGCACAACGACACGGTTATAGAGTCGGCCTCTTCTCAACGCCTCACACAGTGGCGGAGACTGCACAACGACACGGTTATAGAGTCGGCCTCTTCTCAACGCCTCACACAGTGGTGGAGACTGCACAACGACACGGTTATAGAGTCGGCCTCTTTAAACTTACTTGGCGTTGCTTAGAGTGTAATATCAGCCCGAATCCCGCCGACCGTCATTCATCGAGGAGAAAAGACAGACCGCGAAtccacaggaacttcctggctgacgtcagTCTTTCAGCGTGCCTCTCCTCCCCTCGGTGAATGCGATTCCAGGGCTCCGGcatcgaaggaccaattaatgataggtttgtagcttgaacccatctgctggaacgttgaagacaatataattacactgctaagcaagacacaaataggcaaagttcttcatgttactcgtgcacgggagagaaccggacaactGCTTGACTCCAGTTGGTCTCGTCCGTCCTCCCGtaacactgtccttttattgaggttacatgaatatgcataggttcattaacatacgacgtctacatacaaacaaagagtaccttgcctgtgtgtgtgtgtgtgtgtgtgtgtgtgtgtgtgtgtgtgtgtgtgtgtgtgtgtgtgtgtgtgtgtgtgtgttgctgatcaaagggtcaaacatccttggtcaggaagagggtagactagacccccccccccggtgaggaagtccagcagttcatctaaacagaaaagcacttagactagaacagacgtagctacgttaatcctaccataaaacaattaaaacaagatGCGACCTCTTCccgtgctcccaggatgtaggtgtgcattctagtgtggaatgcacaccaagcctctgtagcctgttaaagatcacacaacttatcactacacaattgattatacacctctaagcatctatggttaaatatttctaagcataaatgacaatcaacaatacaaactctaacaACATACGATTAAATTGACAGCTTGTAACAGAAAAGAGACAGTGGGACTGGCCGTCCTACCTGTGTCGAAGAAGAGCCAAAGTTAGAGCTGCTTGCAGTTAATCATTTATCAATAACCTAAACATATGTGAAATGAGAACTTGTAAAGGTACTCACCTGTCCTGGTTGCTTCTTGCAGGATGTGGAGCAAAAGAGTGAAAGCGGCTCAATCACCTGTTTAAGAGCTCTTAGAGCAGACCAGTGTGCCAGGTTAGGGAGTGTGGTTAAAGAGGGTTTTAATTTAGATAGAAATGAGTGAAGCTTATGTTATTGGTTTGTTTATAGTATGTGTTggaaatatgtatatgtttgtgatgtgctttAATGTTATGGTATGTTTGTTTGGGTGGAGGGTTATGTTTCATGTTGATTAGTTAACCCCCATACTTGGGCTATTCCGGATACTCACCTGAAAAGGTAGAGTATAAAAGGAAGCCATTTTGTTTAGTTGTGGttagtgttttgtgctgttatcATGCTCCTTCTTTAATAAAGTGCCAATCCATGGATGTCTTTTACTCCAGTCTCGCGTCATATTATTGGACAGAACCTATGACCGCCGGCCAAAACTGACATAAATatagatagtttctctctttactcttaaagttaacaaatatgtttttttatatttatcaacctaaaaaaataaataaacatttagtctgatttgatgttacaattaaaaagtgtttgtgtatctggtttcaactgtatatttgatgatgttgttgtttggctagATTGTCAGCActaagagggagagagaggaacagagagggagagagaggagaatgaggacagaacagagagggaacaagagcaggtgagacacacacgttagtcaaatggtcgtttaccaaaagtatcaccgtatcataggtattcatgtatctcgtacctagtgtttctttttaggtttgttatttttcaaattctatatttattaagttatgcaggcttgtttgcacaacaaggctaaataattatataaacttttctcaatctaaatagtgtactttggtagaattaaaaaataagtgtagtgcaggtctatgatgatttttagtgctactgtcatctagttctgattctggttctgttttgGTTAAGTCCtgagtagtcctgattttgaactgttgtagttctgttttaactccggatcagttctgggtctggttgaattggggtttagtccttgtgtcttgatacagccccgactttgttctgccttgctgcttaattaaaaaactagtttaagttGTCCTGCATacttgatatatatttttccctacatgaagtcattcttttttgaacaaaactcaaaacagagcctattactctttcagtcatttctacccccatcccacatgcatactaccctttagggctaagccccgggtgtaaCAAATGTCTGCCTCCGCCTCTGCTAATGCTCTTAACTTATAAGGAATCTTAAATCCAAGTAAACCTGCAGCAAACTGTTTGTGCTCTACAGATGCTGAAACTATTGATTGCTAAATAGCaggtaaaaacactgaaagtacCATGAAGAAATAACTTTTGTTATTTGTAAATTGTGTCATCAAACATAAAAAAGTTCTTATTTTGTGGTAGAATATTTTCTCCACTAAAACATCTTGAAACGCCACACATTGCTTATTTAGTTTGAGTTACAGTAAGAATATTGCTGTATACAGTTAACTGATACAGAAAATTCTCTTGGAGATTTAACATAATACCTGTCAGTTTAATTTATACTACTGGAGTTAGTAGATTTTTCACTCTTGAGTTCCTGTAATTCAAAATATAAAGCATAACACATTTATGTTCATGATCAaaaaacaggttaaaaaaaaggtttaaattcTGCAGATTAAATTTATAACAATGATGCAAAAAATGGAGAATAAATCAAGTTCAggactttaatatttaataaaactatttttaaaatagCTTAAGAATCTTAACAATTTAGAATCAATGCATCAAATTTTTGGGGATGGAGAAAACAacctgttgggtctgtgtttccacaagtcCCACTAATTCTAGAGACCCGCTAATGACCCCAAATctgacctcctcctgctgcctttTATTAAGAGACAGTTCACATAAAACACATCACAGCAAAGCCACGCCCACatggttctaagacaaggcattgtatgtatatgtatgaacTTCCTTTCGGTAGAGAAACCGTCCTTACCCTCCTATTCGGTGGAGAAACCGACTTAACcctccttaaaaaaaatcaaaaagaataaaacaaaaacactggcgGAGAAAGCAGGCAGCTTGCGTCTACACGCACAGCTTGCGCACTCACGTACCTGCTTTAACGCACGGGCACGTAGCCGCTCTCTAAGGCCTTCTGATCCCGTCAATCGCCATCCACCCCGAGGGGAGTTCAGGCGCAAACTTTCCGGCCTGGTAACAAAGCAAAGTACCAGGGCTTTGGTCAATCGTCCCAGACGATGGCTGCTAGCAGACTGCGGTGGCGTACTCTCCCTCTCCTCGGTGGATGCTGTCGagatgaaatattattttactttcatAATCTATGTTACATCCATAATCCTTATTATTACTGTTGCATCATTTAtgatttatcattattatcatttcaTTGACACATTTATTGAAACTGATGATGTTATATTAAAGTCTGTATTTCAGGTGTTAGCATAAGCACATAATAATCTTTTATTGCAGGTGCAAATGTAATCATGTTATACGCATATTGCATAATTAAAGGGTTGAAGCTCGGTTAAGTTAATTAATGGTTTGAAGCTACGGGCAGCGCGATGTCTGGCCGATCAATGGAGCAAAGTTCAGCTATTGAAAGGTTGCCTACATGTTTACAGTATAAATTTACTACATGTTGCCTGTGTGCATTCAGCAGGCTGCTATGGATGTTTGCCTGGTAACAGATGATGTAGAGGGGGGTCATGCACTTAGATTAACGACACAGACACATAGCCTGTCTGGGTAAACTGATGGCAAGGGTTGTCTAAGTCTAGAAAAGTGTAATAACAGGATGCATCTGGGAGGCGGTGGAGGAACTGAAAGAGgaactgttctgttttagtgACGTGAGTTACTGGTCATCACAAGAATAAATATTACACCCACCTATTGTAAGGGGGGAGATGGAGCTTGATGTTTTGCAGAGCCTATCTTCGCCACAtatatgtgttttaataaaataacttgTGTTGACCCACTATGGACTTTCAGTCGTATGTCTCTTCCTCAAAATTCGAACCGCGACAGTTCAATGTGTTAGGCTCCGGCTCGGAGGACCAAATaaatgttgggtctgtgtttccacaagccccgctaattctagagacttattcatcatgaagaaaacaagacagtcgatcgatccattatttgcgcaagggaggcctcgtctgtgtccacCACGGAAATGACCCCAAATCTGACCTCCtcttgctgccttttattgagagacagttcacacaaaacacatcacAGCAAAGCCACGCCCACTtggttctaagacaaggcattgtatgtatatgtgtgaacttctgtaagaatgtgtatgtgcgtgttatgtgagaatgtgtatgtgtgtgtgtgtaagaatgtgtgtgtgtgttacctcctgctgaccaaagggtcataaaagcaggagCAACATCACAAGAAACAGATCTTCCAGATAGAATGTATctgcaataaaacattacagCCCCCATCCAGAACCTCAAGAATTTGGGGAGAAGGACAGTGGAATTCCTTTCATCAGAGTTGGCAAGcataaaatgacaacatttaacagttCACTCTAACACAACCTTTTCAGGTGTTTAAAAAATTCTTCATTTTAAGCCCATATACAAATGGATTAAACAAAGGATGATACAAAGCTAGTTGTAATGTCATTATTAAGCGTGCAGTTTTTGGAAAATCTGATTTCACTCGGGCTATAACGACATCATAGCAACTTAAACAGGAAAAGCTAATTAAAACTGTAAGGTGGGGTAAAGAGGTCTCTGCAGCTTTCTTCCTAATTTCTTTACAACTTCGATAAGACATGAAGaacatttttgtgtatgtgtaaagTATGAATACTTCAGTAGATTAAAAAGTAGGCATGCTGTTTAATGGGCTGATGGCCACCAACATGTATGTCATGCTTGAGAACTGTGGATTTGTCACCAAAAAGCAAGCACGACTAGCTTATCTAAATAGGATAAATGAGTCTCGGGGtcttacaatatatatatatatatatatatatatatatatatatatatatatatatatatatatatatatatatatatatatatatatatatatgtcataCTCACACAGACACCACAGTCACATGGAGCCTGAGTCACAGGTGTATTGATTTGACTCTTTCCATAATCAACATATTTCTTCAACATTGATATGCCAATCACATTCTAAATTTTCTTCCTATTAGCTGTTTTATTCAGGTAATAGGTGTCACTGAATTGGCTCTTTACCTCGTTAAGAATCACACAAACAATGACTAAAACCAACCATGGGGAGGAGAACTAGTACACATTCTCCTGCCTGAAAAACTTATAAGTTTCCTTCATTTTAGACTGTGCATCAGAGAGGAAACTATGTGCTAGCTCACACGCAGTGTACAGCCTTTCCCTAAATTAATTTATACAGTCTAACACATTATGTTCTACAAGCAACGCTCCAGCAGCATCTTCAGTAGCCCACACACAGTGTGTCCAAAACCAACCCCAGCTGGGCTAAAACCCAACAATGACAGACCCTTATCTCACTCTGCTTTAGACTCGACACTATATTTGCGATGTATAGATTTCAAAGTCTTGTGGAATCTCTTTATCACATCCTAACCTTGTGGGTGATACGCACTGAACACTCACTGCTTAATAGCCAGCTCTGACATGACTTGTGTAAATTAAAAATAGTAGAGCACTCTCTCATAAGTTTACCTAATTCCTAAATAGCCAGGCAGATGGTGATCACAGGCAAAACCTGAAGACGGTAATCTTTTAGCACCACCACCTGAGTGTCCACATCACACTCTATTCCAGATTCTGAGGaatcttttctttgtatttcagTAAAATTCCATCACCGAATATGTATGATGTGGCTGGGTCACATGGATTTTTTTCTGGACAGCAGACAAACAGGTAATCATAGTTGCATTGGAGAGCTTTAATAAGCTGCACTCTATAGCCAAACACAAACGATTGGTATCAGTGGCACTATTTTATTTCCCACACCAACAAATCTGAACCATAGGAAATCTGGTCAGAAAAGGCACTGCACCACATTGTGTCATAGGTATCTCTTAAAATAGTGATGGGAACTTGGTCCACCACAGTGCCAGTCAGTGAGATAATACCTTCAGAAAGTGAAAGACttgaatactttaaaaaaaaaaaaaaaaaaaaagcactctcATGAGTCAGGACAGCAGCTTTTGCGAAAGACTCAACCTCAAACCATAACACACTCAAGTTGTTTTTGCTGGCCTTTCTTTAAAAGTCATCACATGCCACTGCTATACACTGTTACGGCCACTTGGTAGTGTATCTCAGTCAGTGGTgatacattttctcattttgagaAAGAAATCAAGCTAAAAAGTATGTAAAGAAATCAGACCCTACTGCTTGATAAATGGTTATTCAGATGTACTGTCTCTTGCCTGCAGATATCATTTTTCAAGCATATAGATGAGAATGTATAAACCTcttaatatatttttcttcaCTACTTATTTAGTCTCCATtcacaacacacatgcaaaacaaaCCTATAAACTGCAACCAAGTTAACTCCTTTCTGCATTTCCCTGTTCTACAAGTGTAGTACTGGTGTATTGTAAACACTGTCATAGCATCAAGGTTCTGATTTCAAACATGCTTGTGGCCTCTGTTGACTGTCAGTCAAAAATAATACAAGTTTATCTAAATTAACTGTTGATCCTAACTGTCTGAAGTGTTGGGTGTGAGTGTTAAATGCCAAATTTGTAACTTGTACAATTTGTAGTcaaataaaaaatgcttttcCTCATTTTGCCTACTTAGGGTTATAAGTCTAAAATGAATCTGGAAAGCCTTTTTTTCACGAGAACGGAGAGCTGAAAACTCCAAACATTTTACTCATTTACTTTGAATTATATATAACAATTAACAATATATACGATTAACTAATGAAGAAAATTTTCTTGAACATCTAACATAGTACCTGCCAGCATGGATATAATTTTTAGTAAAGTTTCCACTCTAGCGTTTATGtaagtatataaaaaaaaattataaaaaaataagtagTATGATCGTAAAACAGACTATGGCATATTTACAATAAATATGCACCCAGAAAAATGTTATCAGCTATTAACAGGCTTAAAttctacaaattaaatttataaCAGTGGTGGACAAAACAAGCTTTTTAGATGTTTAGAAATTTCCTTCATTTTAAGCCCATATATGAATGGATTAAATAAAGGTTGATACAAAGCTAGTTGTAATGTCATTATTAAGCGTGCAGTTTTTGGAAAATCTGTTTCCATTCGAGCCATGATTACATCATAGATACCTAAAcaggaaaaagtaattaaaactaACATGTGGGGTAAACAGGTCTCTGCAgcttttttcttaatttctttaCAGCTGCGATAAGTGActataaatatttttgtatatGTGAAAACTATAAAAAGTATAGGAAATACTACGAGATCTAAATAACTAACAATTCCAAATACAGTAACTAACCCTGATTTTACACACTGAAGAGTGTAAATTGTATTGTtacaaaatattgattttaaatgaaaggaaCACAGTTTACTTTTAGCCATTCCTATTGCTTGGACGGCAATATTAGAAGC
This genomic window from Astatotilapia calliptera chromosome 16, fAstCal1.2, whole genome shotgun sequence contains:
- the LOC113007437 gene encoding olfactory receptor 6N2-like, which codes for MDEELNVTYITFDGHVEINKYRYVYFFIMFTLYILITCSNSIIIYLILIHKNLHKPMYTFIAALLLNVVIYSTTVYPKLLIDFLSEKQIISYSACLFQFFIIYSLGCSEFFLLAAMAYDRYVAICKPLQYPTIMRKSTVSIFLVIAWLVPASNIAVQAIGMAKSKLCSFHLKSIFCNNTIYTLQCVKSGLVTVFGIVSYLDLVVFPILFIVFTYTKIFIVTYRSCKEIKKKAAETCLPHMLVLITFSCLGIYDVIMARMETDFPKTARLIMTLQLALYQPLFNPFIYGLKMKEISKHLKSLFCPPLL